In Plasmodium knowlesi strain H genome assembly, chromosome: 8, the DNA window TATCACTCACAGTTATATACGTAAACTTCACCTTCGCCTGCATCCATCGTTCATCATCAGTAATTAATTACGCGCTTATAGAATTAACAACTGTGAAgtatttgaaaaagaaaaaaaaaaaaaaaaaaaaaaaaagaaacatggagaaaaaaaagcagtacATATAGCCCTATCTTGGAAAAGAGTTCATGTTAaatgatatatataattcGTGGGCTCTaggacaaaaatatataacattTGAATATGAGTTCACATTAaagtgcatatataataGTATAAgcggataaggaatgagggcCTACTCAAATCGTGGTACTGCTTACCCTCATAAGGAGGTATGCTTTAAGTACTTACATACTTTTGCGCATATCTGCGCTTCTAAATTTAAGGGATGCTTTTAATCCATACCCCCCTCCActgcttccatttttttttaaaaaggatacCCATTCATCCATTCATCCATTCATCCATTCATCCATTTATCCATTTATCcatttatccatttttcatgaagtacacttttccattttcctctGTATCAGTTTTTTGTTTCCCAACACCTGCACCAATCATTCGCTgtcatatgtatgtatagcTCCTTCTAACAAACGCCCCCttgtgtacaatttttttgttaattgtAAAaagcgtatatatattttttaagtaaattaaaaaaaaatgagttatAAAGATGATAGAGAGGGCTCTGAAGGGCGCGATCATGAACGTGATCGAGACCGGGACTATGACCGAGACCATGACCGAGACCATGATCGAGACCATGATCGGGACTATGATCGCGACTATGACCGGGATCGGGATCGAAATCGTGAACGGGACCATGACCGAGACCATGATCGCGACCATGACCGGGATCGTGACCGCGACAGGGACAACGACAGGGATCACAAGAACGATGGTAAACCGGGAAAACTAAGCACCATAACACGGTGGTGCACTGCGCATTGTTTTGCACCATTATATATGCGCCATGCTTGCATGTGTAGCTTGCAACTGTTTACGCTACCCCTACATAGGCACATACCATCGTGTGTACCTTCTTAAGTACCACATTTGCGTTGTGCGGGTTTCACGCTTTACGCTTCTGACGGAACGCACGTATAAACCTTCTGCTCAATTTACACGACCAACACAACTCTCACCACTCCCCTCTCTTGAAAGGAACAACCCTGTATGTGTCAAACATAAGCTCAAAAATAACGACGTCTAAACTGCAAGATATATTTGAAGAGTACGGAACGATAGAAAAGTGTTATGTCATCAGCAACCCGATCACCAGGTAAGGAATGTCCAACACTCCATTACATTTTGCAGTTCACCTCTTGTATGTCGTCTCCCTGTAAATCATGTATCCTCCATTTTATAGTACAAGAAAGAGGTAGCCCTAAATTTTGTAACACCCCCTAAATGTACCTTCCCACTTTGCAGAGAATCACGCAACTTTGGATTTGTCACATTCAGCAATCCCGATGACGCAAATAACGCCATGATCAAAGCCAACAAAATGGATATTGAAGGTTATTAACAAAACGAATACATGCGCCTGTACTTTGTATGCTTCATATTTACTTATTATTGTGATCGGAGTGACTCaaacaggggaaaaaacgaggaaaataaaataaagaaaaatctgTATCGTAATATATTAAAACGTAGTAACATCACTGCACTTTAGtactttcaaaaaaaaaaaaattacaataaaGGAATGGCAACGTGTAATGTACATGCGAACAAACAAAAAGATATATGCATAGATGGGGATGACTCTCCTGCAAAGGAAATAAACACCATGGAGGGAATGCCTCCCAAAGAATATGGTTGCTATAAAATTATTGCCAGATTGCAGACAGGCCATAAGAGTACATACATTATACACCATCGCAGAAATTACTACCACACTAATGTTGTTAACGTCTATTTCATGTCTCAATAATAACAAATTTTCGACCGTTCGAACGCTTTCCATCATGCATGCGACATCTGCGCGATGCGCACATATGTGTGTCTACGCATTTGGGTGAATAATCTTCGAACACAAGCAGCAATTGTAACCCTGGGGCTATACAATTCTCTATATcgatttaaataaaattaaccCCGTTGCCATTTCCAATATGACTAATCACACTGCTAAAGGAAAATCAAATTCGAAAATAAAACGTattgtttttcctccctcaaAAAATTGTCATGCAGAAAgattatttataaaaaaaaaagctgacAAGATGTTTTCgagtttttcctccaacATGTATGCCCCCATTGCATAATTGTAAACATGTGGAAAAGTTGCAAATTTGAAATGTTACTCCTGCCTGCACGCTTACTACTTCCTccacccccccaaaaaaaaaaaaaaaaaaaaaaaaaaaaaattcccgcACTTCACAATATCCGttacaaacatacatatgtcCCATGCCCAATGCTAGACGTATTTATAAATCATGtcccaaaaaaattattagcaaagaaataaaataaacacaaTAAttatcgaattttttttcatgataGGACGTATTATTAACGTAGAAATAGCCAAGCGAAACGAGCCACACGATCCAACCCCGGGAGAATATAAAGGAATTCAAAGTAAGTACAGTTTTCATAGGACATACTAGACATGTTAGCATTTGCACAAAAATTGCTACCAGGCTACCCCGTGTGTACTCCTCCTAGGAAGTGCTCGATTTGTTTACAAAttaatatgtttttttaacCACGTCAAACAACTTTGGAA includes these proteins:
- a CDS encoding transformer-2 protein homolog beta, putative, translating into MSYKDDREGSEGRDHERDRDRDYDRDHDRDHDRDHDRDYDRDYDRDRDRNRERDHDRDHDRDHDRDRDRDRDNDRDHKNDGTTLYVSNISSKITTSKLQDIFEEYGTIEKCYVISNPITRESRNFGFVTFSNPDDANNAMIKANKMDIEGRIINVEIAKRNEPHDPTPGEYKGIQNMMKRNGMRYDFYGRRYDRPFDRRRYDTGRPYPYYREHGHNFGYHRNNSYRHYDRYGRNAYDDHRHYDRRSIDDKYHKRNDYYKRDNRNSGDERDYSRDDSRRKKRYERSRRSPSISNERRHYRNNSPIERSPHHRR